The following proteins come from a genomic window of Actinomarinicola tropica:
- a CDS encoding DUF1801 domain-containing protein: MPKQPSGSSSRRPPEPSEDHAEIDDWMGRQVPDLQPIVEHLDATIRDVHPDAHFALKWKKAYYGLPDVGWMIELVAYDVSVNIVFHGGADLDPPPDQGSGSSRYVKLRSLEEAQDPQLRRWIEQAGEVKGWT; the protein is encoded by the coding sequence ATGCCGAAGCAGCCGAGCGGGAGCTCGTCGCGCCGACCGCCCGAACCCTCCGAGGACCACGCCGAGATCGACGACTGGATGGGTCGGCAGGTGCCCGACCTCCAGCCGATCGTCGAGCACCTCGACGCCACCATCCGCGACGTGCACCCCGACGCCCACTTCGCGCTGAAGTGGAAGAAGGCGTACTACGGGCTGCCCGACGTCGGCTGGATGATCGAGCTCGTCGCCTACGACGTGTCGGTCAACATCGTGTTCCACGGCGGCGCCGACCTCGACCCGCCCCCCGACCAGGGGTCCGGCAGCAGCCGCTACGTGAAGCTGCGGAGCCTCGAGGAGGCGCAGGACCCGCAGCTGCGTCGCTGGATCGAGCAGGCAGGCGAGGTCAAGGGCTGGACCTGA
- a CDS encoding helix-turn-helix transcriptional regulator: protein MRASRLIALLLRLQHQGPTTAARLAEELEVSVRTIYRDVAGLQQAGVPIWTETGPGGGIRLLDGWQGRIDGLTADEASALMLSGAPAAAAELGLGSVVAAAQAKVMATLPPELRSRAGRVRERFLLDAPGWFHRDEPTTHLDVVADAVWSEARLDVRYGRQDREVRRRIDPLGLVLKGGAWYVVAAHRGQVRTYRLARVVSVRRLDETFVRPADFDLAGWWGASSTEFELSLLRERIELRVDAVGARLLPAHVGHAAAEPALAAAPPPDAHGWRTVELPVESLEVAAHQLTSLGEHVEVVAPPALRSEMARIGRAMAVRHGG from the coding sequence GTGCGCGCCAGCCGGCTGATCGCCCTGCTCCTCCGCCTCCAGCACCAGGGACCGACCACGGCGGCGCGCCTCGCCGAGGAGCTCGAGGTGTCGGTCAGGACGATCTACCGGGACGTCGCCGGGCTCCAGCAGGCCGGCGTCCCCATCTGGACCGAGACCGGCCCCGGCGGCGGCATCCGGCTGCTCGACGGGTGGCAGGGGCGCATCGACGGGTTGACCGCCGACGAGGCCAGCGCCCTGATGCTCTCCGGCGCGCCGGCCGCCGCCGCCGAGCTCGGCCTCGGCTCGGTCGTCGCCGCGGCGCAGGCCAAGGTCATGGCCACCCTGCCCCCCGAGCTGCGGAGCCGAGCCGGGCGGGTCCGCGAGCGCTTCCTCCTCGACGCCCCGGGGTGGTTCCACCGCGACGAGCCGACGACCCACCTCGACGTCGTCGCCGACGCGGTCTGGTCGGAGGCCCGCCTCGACGTCCGCTACGGCCGCCAGGACCGCGAGGTCCGCCGGCGGATCGACCCGCTCGGCCTCGTGCTGAAGGGCGGCGCCTGGTACGTCGTCGCCGCCCACCGAGGGCAGGTGCGCACCTACCGGCTCGCCCGCGTCGTCTCGGTCCGGCGCCTCGACGAGACGTTCGTGCGACCGGCCGACTTCGACCTGGCCGGCTGGTGGGGGGCGTCGAGCACCGAGTTCGAGCTGTCGCTCCTCCGTGAGCGCATCGAGCTGCGCGTCGACGCCGTGGGCGCCCGCCTGCTCCCCGCCCACGTCGGCCACGCCGCGGCCGAGCCGGCGCTGGCCGCCGCCCCGCCGCCCGACGCGCACGGCTGGCGCACCGTCGAGCTGCCGGTCGAGTCGCTCGAGGTCGCGGCCCACCAGCTGACGTCGCTCGGCGAGCACGTCGAGGTCGTCGCCCCTCCGGCCCTGCGCTCCGAGATGGCCCGCATCGGCCGGGCGATGGCGGTCCGCCACGGCGGCTGA
- a CDS encoding HD domain-containing protein, translating into MADDRSTDTPGGSLAAEWDRLAADLGLDPQAGAALGDELIARWSEPHRRYHDRRHLAQVLVALSDLASPAAPGPEVRAAAWFHDAIYEGRAGDDEEASASLAAQRLVAAGVDGARADRVAALVRATAGHLDPSRDAPADPDTDLLLDADLSILAAAPADYDRYVRAVREEHPGIDDAAFRTGRTRAVQALLAREPLFRTTAGRTVLEPAARANLTAELDRLTAGRGG; encoded by the coding sequence GTGGCGGACGACCGCAGCACCGACACGCCGGGTGGCTCCCTCGCCGCCGAGTGGGACCGGCTGGCGGCCGACCTCGGCCTCGACCCGCAGGCCGGGGCCGCCCTGGGCGACGAGCTGATCGCCCGCTGGAGCGAGCCCCACCGGCGCTACCACGACCGCCGGCACCTCGCCCAGGTGCTCGTCGCACTGTCCGATCTCGCCTCCCCCGCCGCTCCGGGGCCCGAGGTGCGGGCCGCCGCCTGGTTCCACGACGCGATCTACGAGGGTCGAGCCGGCGACGACGAGGAGGCCAGCGCGAGCCTCGCCGCGCAACGGCTCGTCGCCGCCGGGGTCGACGGCGCCCGGGCCGACCGGGTCGCCGCCCTCGTCCGGGCCACCGCCGGGCACCTCGACCCCTCGCGCGACGCACCAGCCGACCCCGACACCGACCTGCTGCTCGACGCCGACCTGTCGATCCTCGCCGCGGCCCCCGCCGACTACGACCGCTACGTGCGCGCCGTGCGCGAGGAGCACCCCGGCATCGACGACGCGGCGTTCCGGACCGGGCGCACCCGTGCCGTGCAGGCGCTGCTCGCCCGCGAGCCGCTGTTCCGCACCACCGCCGGCCGGACGGTGCTGGAGCCGGCGGCGCGGGCCAACCTCACCGCCGAGCTCGACCGGCTCACCGCGGGGCGGGGCGGCTGA
- the hisG gene encoding ATP phosphoribosyltransferase, whose protein sequence is MTTRVGLPSRGRLRDEVLRLLDHAGFTVSAFRGSDARATIEGVEFIEMRPRDAAAWLRAGRLTAAFISTDIALEYDLADWPAADLGFARSDLVLAARDDDPRREAADFAGGVVATHMPNVTERWFAARDIDVTVVPMGGALEGVCAAGMADAIVDLRETGASLARNRLRVVAEMERCQARFVRSDDSAGILTDLELRIGAALDARKRQYLLLHVPPDRLDALTELFHGLASPTVMPLAERDDLVAAHLVVERSDLWAKLGALRELGATGIVALPTDAVLP, encoded by the coding sequence ATGACCACCCGTGTCGGCCTCCCGTCCCGCGGCCGCCTCCGCGACGAGGTCCTGCGTCTCCTCGACCACGCCGGGTTCACGGTCAGCGCGTTCCGTGGCTCCGACGCCCGGGCGACGATCGAGGGCGTCGAGTTCATCGAGATGCGGCCCCGCGACGCCGCGGCCTGGCTGCGCGCCGGCCGCCTGACGGCGGCGTTCATCTCCACCGACATCGCGCTCGAGTACGACCTGGCGGACTGGCCGGCCGCCGATCTCGGCTTCGCCCGCTCGGACCTCGTCCTCGCGGCGCGCGACGACGATCCGCGCCGCGAGGCGGCCGACTTCGCCGGCGGCGTCGTCGCCACGCACATGCCGAACGTCACCGAGCGGTGGTTCGCCGCGCGCGACATCGACGTCACCGTCGTCCCCATGGGCGGGGCGCTGGAGGGCGTGTGCGCCGCCGGGATGGCCGACGCCATCGTCGACCTCCGCGAGACCGGCGCCAGCCTGGCCCGCAACCGCCTCCGCGTCGTGGCGGAGATGGAGCGCTGCCAGGCCCGCTTCGTGCGGTCGGACGACAGCGCGGGCATCCTCACCGACCTCGAGCTGCGCATCGGCGCGGCGCTCGACGCCCGCAAGCGCCAGTACCTCCTGCTCCACGTGCCGCCGGACCGGCTGGACGCGCTGACCGAGCTGTTCCACGGGCTGGCGTCGCCGACGGTGATGCCGCTCGCCGAGCGTGACGACCTCGTGGCCGCCCACCTCGTCGTCGAGCGGTCGGACCTGTGGGCCAAGCTCGGCGCCCTCCGCGAGCTCGGCGCGACGGGCATCGTCGCCCTGCCGACCGACGCCGTCCTGCCCTAG
- a CDS encoding class I mannose-6-phosphate isomerase yields MTTGAFLLEPSLAERPWGGTRLGDGIGEAWDLSIHPNGPARIRSGTHAGRELAAVVDERPADFGGPIDLLAKRLDCARNLSVQVHPREGDPKTEAWVVLDAEPGAGVYLGFREPVDADEVARRSLDGSVADVLEFVELAVGDAVLVPAGTVHAIGGGLVLFELQQSSDTTYRLFDWGREGRELHLDAGLACADLGPPPARPVAATLDDGATRLVDCPHFWVDRIGRDLTGPEALLDPRSRWVAVHGVAGQATLDGLVLGPGDTAVVPASAGSTALLAGDGFVGLRYGPGVGDEPHRR; encoded by the coding sequence GTGACGACGGGCGCCTTCCTCCTCGAACCGAGCCTGGCGGAGCGGCCGTGGGGCGGCACCCGGCTCGGCGACGGCATCGGCGAGGCCTGGGACCTCTCCATCCACCCGAACGGGCCGGCCCGCATCCGCAGCGGCACCCACGCCGGCCGTGAGCTCGCCGCCGTCGTCGACGAGCGTCCCGCCGACTTCGGCGGCCCGATCGACCTGCTCGCCAAGCGGCTCGACTGCGCGCGCAACCTGTCGGTCCAGGTCCACCCGCGGGAGGGCGACCCGAAGACCGAGGCCTGGGTGGTGCTCGACGCCGAGCCGGGGGCCGGCGTCTACCTGGGGTTCCGGGAGCCGGTCGACGCCGACGAGGTCGCGCGTCGCTCCCTCGACGGCTCGGTGGCCGACGTGCTCGAGTTCGTCGAGCTGGCCGTGGGCGACGCCGTCCTCGTGCCGGCCGGGACCGTCCACGCCATCGGCGGGGGCCTGGTCCTGTTCGAGCTCCAGCAGTCCTCCGACACCACCTACCGGCTGTTCGACTGGGGACGTGAGGGCCGAGAGCTGCACCTCGACGCCGGGCTCGCCTGCGCCGACCTCGGTCCTCCCCCGGCTCGTCCCGTCGCCGCCACCCTCGACGACGGGGCCACCCGCCTCGTCGACTGCCCCCACTTCTGGGTCGACCGGATCGGACGGGACCTCACGGGCCCCGAGGCGCTCCTCGACCCACGGAGCCGGTGGGTGGCCGTCCACGGCGTCGCCGGCCAGGCCACCCTCGACGGTCTCGTTCTCGGACCCGGCGACACCGCCGTCGTGCCCGCGTCGGCCGGGTCGACCGCCCTCCTGGCAGGCGACGGGTTCGTCGGTCTGCGCTACGGCCCCGGTGTCGGCGACGAGCCGCACCGACGCTGA
- a CDS encoding DUF4129 domain-containing protein, which translates to MPPNDARPRAPRAVLAVGLAAAAAAGVAVLASGARGSGAGGGIDLGGDATRALTDAGMVAMLSFGSAMLLVALVVVLLRGRDGRAAELTSRRSSLVPTLVVAGVLLVTAPLLDRLFEWIGPPEEQEQDVMEIAPVDLEVQPGDGGAAEDSGTTPLLVGLVVGLLGAVAVTAWFAGPRRRLAPPSVPQAETVEERRDRLRVLLDDALGDLRDDPDPRRAVISAWARFELAVAAVGQPRRDAETPTDFVARVLDAVDVSGPLVRRLGDSFERAMFSPHAIDRAAQLEAVEALRAVRDELHVGASA; encoded by the coding sequence ATGCCGCCAAACGACGCCCGTCCCCGTGCACCTCGGGCCGTGCTCGCGGTCGGCCTGGCGGCTGCGGCGGCGGCGGGCGTCGCGGTGCTCGCCTCGGGGGCGAGGGGGTCCGGGGCGGGCGGGGGGATCGACCTCGGCGGGGACGCGACGCGGGCCCTGACCGACGCGGGGATGGTCGCGATGCTGAGCTTCGGCAGCGCCATGCTGCTCGTCGCCCTCGTCGTCGTCCTGCTCCGGGGTCGCGACGGCCGCGCCGCCGAGCTGACCTCCCGCCGCAGCTCGCTCGTGCCGACCCTCGTCGTCGCCGGAGTCCTCCTCGTCACCGCCCCGCTCCTCGACCGGCTCTTCGAGTGGATCGGTCCACCCGAGGAGCAGGAGCAGGACGTCATGGAGATCGCGCCGGTCGACCTCGAGGTCCAGCCTGGCGACGGCGGTGCCGCCGAGGACAGCGGCACGACGCCGCTGCTCGTCGGACTCGTCGTCGGGCTGCTCGGCGCGGTCGCCGTCACCGCGTGGTTCGCCGGGCCGCGTCGGCGTCTGGCACCCCCCTCGGTGCCCCAGGCCGAGACGGTCGAGGAGCGACGCGACCGCCTTCGCGTGCTCCTCGACGACGCGCTCGGCGATCTGCGCGACGACCCCGATCCCCGGCGTGCGGTCATCTCGGCGTGGGCCCGCTTCGAGCTGGCCGTGGCGGCTGTGGGCCAGCCGCGGCGCGACGCCGAGACCCCGACGGACTTCGTGGCGCGGGTCCTCGACGCCGTCGACGTGTCGGGCCCCCTGGTGCGACGCCTCGGCGACTCCTTCGAGCGGGCCATGTTCTCGCCCCACGCCATCGACCGGGCCGCCCAGCTGGAGGCGGTCGAGGCGCTGCGTGCCGTGCGTGACGAGCTGCACGTGGGGGCCTCGGCGTGA
- a CDS encoding SRPBCC family protein — protein MTDRIEITRDIAASPEDVYAAISDVTRMGEWSEECTGCEWTGGHDGPAIGATFDGHNRHGDKEWTSQCTVIEADPGRSFAFECAMFDFHYSTWGYRIEPIDGGSRVTEWSDDLRPESALEFSKQMSGVEDRAERNRQTISGTLERLAAALGG, from the coding sequence ATGACCGACCGCATCGAGATCACCCGTGACATCGCCGCGTCCCCCGAGGACGTCTACGCCGCCATCTCCGACGTCACCCGCATGGGCGAGTGGTCCGAGGAGTGCACCGGCTGCGAGTGGACCGGCGGGCACGACGGCCCCGCGATCGGGGCCACCTTCGACGGTCACAACCGCCACGGCGACAAGGAGTGGACGAGCCAGTGCACGGTGATCGAGGCCGACCCCGGCCGGTCGTTCGCCTTCGAGTGCGCGATGTTCGACTTCCACTACTCCACCTGGGGCTACCGCATCGAGCCGATCGACGGCGGCAGCCGGGTCACGGAGTGGAGCGACGACCTGCGCCCCGAGTCGGCGCTCGAGTTCAGCAAGCAGATGTCGGGCGTCGAGGACCGGGCCGAGCGGAACCGCCAGACGATCAGCGGCACGCTCGAACGTCTGGCTGCCGCGCTCGGGGGGTAG
- a CDS encoding AAA family ATPase — MTSSSAATVAEVADAAAAVVAEVERAVIGKRAALELVLAGWLADGHVLIEDLPGLAKTLLARSFATVTGVDVSRVQFTPDLMPADVTGSSIWDPSQKDFVFRAGPIFTHLLLGDEINRAPPKTQAALLEAMAERQVTIDGTTHPLPRPFLVIATQNPVEFEGTYPLPEAQMDRFLLRVRLGYPDTDGEIEVLRRRIERKHDDAELRQVVDRDTFLRLQAALEEVHVAAPILDYVVALVEATRVDPQLQTGASPRGSLALVKLARAAAALAGRDFVTPSDVQKVAVPALAHRLILRPELWVRGLSGDDVVAGIVATVPTPAAEDHALRAT, encoded by the coding sequence ATGACGAGCAGCAGCGCGGCGACGGTCGCCGAGGTCGCGGACGCGGCGGCCGCCGTCGTCGCCGAGGTCGAACGGGCGGTCATCGGCAAGCGGGCCGCGCTCGAGCTCGTGCTGGCCGGATGGCTGGCCGACGGCCACGTGCTCATCGAGGACCTGCCCGGCCTGGCCAAGACCCTCCTCGCCCGCTCGTTCGCCACGGTCACCGGTGTCGACGTGAGCCGCGTCCAGTTCACCCCGGACCTCATGCCGGCCGACGTCACCGGCTCGTCGATCTGGGATCCGTCGCAGAAGGACTTCGTCTTCCGTGCCGGACCGATCTTCACCCACCTCCTGCTCGGCGACGAGATCAACCGGGCGCCCCCCAAGACGCAGGCGGCGCTGCTCGAGGCGATGGCCGAGCGGCAGGTCACGATCGACGGCACCACCCACCCGCTGCCCCGGCCGTTCCTCGTCATCGCCACCCAGAACCCGGTCGAGTTCGAGGGCACCTACCCGCTGCCCGAGGCCCAGATGGACCGGTTCCTCCTGCGCGTGCGCCTCGGATACCCCGACACCGACGGCGAGATCGAGGTGCTGCGTCGTCGCATCGAGCGCAAGCACGACGACGCCGAGCTGCGCCAGGTGGTCGACCGGGACACGTTCCTCCGCCTCCAGGCCGCGCTCGAGGAGGTCCACGTGGCCGCGCCGATCCTCGACTACGTGGTGGCCCTCGTCGAGGCGACCCGTGTCGATCCGCAGCTCCAGACCGGCGCGAGCCCCCGTGGCTCGCTCGCCCTCGTGAAGCTCGCACGAGCGGCGGCGGCGCTCGCGGGCCGCGACTTCGTGACGCCGAGCGACGTCCAGAAGGTCGCGGTGCCGGCCCTCGCCCACCGGCTGATCCTGCGACCCGAGCTGTGGGTGCGCGGGCTCTCGGGGGACGACGTGGTGGCCGGCATCGTGGCCACCGTGCCGACCCCCGCCGCGGAGGACCACGCCCTCCGGGCCACCTGA
- a CDS encoding DUF58 domain-containing protein, which translates to MAVRARARLVGAACLATLGLVVAVASSRPEPVALAAPFLVTLLVGLAVDRAPGGEVMVRIGTTRAVAGDEIDVEARVVAAGSVGSAEVRLVVPDGTTLVEGHPAVEDVVVDGRCEFRWRLRADRWGGIGPLTVDAALSDRLGLRVARVAGASAPLRVLPDEASLRRIAAPRALRTIPGGHGSRQRGEGIEPADVRPFVPGDRARNVNWRVTARRGDLWVDERHPDRSGEVVLFVDSFAAATSDRDDTLRRTVELARALAGRHLAANDRVGLVDLGGVLRWVRPAGGTVQLYRLAEALADTEVWRSEVDKPLEVMPARALPQRALVVVLSPLLDVRSTATVRRMRARGLDLAVVEVVPDLELPAGADSRARVAHRLWRMERDAVREEIRRAGVALVPWEVGTGVEQAVDELVRHREAVARWAR; encoded by the coding sequence GTGGCCGTCCGGGCCCGCGCCAGGCTCGTCGGGGCCGCCTGCCTCGCCACCCTCGGCCTCGTCGTCGCGGTGGCGTCCTCGCGCCCCGAACCGGTCGCGCTGGCCGCGCCCTTCCTCGTCACGCTCCTCGTCGGGCTCGCGGTCGACCGCGCGCCGGGCGGTGAGGTGATGGTTCGCATCGGCACGACGCGCGCCGTCGCCGGGGACGAGATCGACGTCGAGGCGAGGGTGGTGGCGGCGGGTTCGGTGGGCAGCGCCGAGGTGCGCCTGGTGGTGCCCGACGGCACGACCCTCGTCGAGGGGCACCCGGCGGTCGAGGACGTCGTGGTCGACGGGCGCTGCGAGTTCCGCTGGCGCTTGCGGGCGGACCGCTGGGGCGGGATCGGGCCGCTGACCGTCGACGCCGCTCTCTCCGACCGGCTGGGCCTCCGTGTGGCGCGCGTCGCCGGCGCCTCGGCACCGCTGCGCGTGCTCCCCGACGAGGCGTCGCTGCGGCGGATCGCCGCCCCGAGGGCCCTCCGCACGATCCCCGGCGGGCACGGCTCCCGCCAGCGCGGCGAGGGGATCGAACCCGCCGACGTCCGGCCCTTCGTGCCCGGCGACCGGGCGCGCAACGTCAACTGGCGGGTCACCGCCCGTCGTGGCGACCTGTGGGTCGACGAGCGGCACCCGGATCGCAGCGGGGAGGTCGTCCTGTTCGTGGACTCCTTCGCCGCCGCGACCTCAGACCGGGACGACACCCTCCGCCGCACGGTGGAGCTGGCCCGGGCGCTGGCCGGCCGCCACCTCGCCGCGAACGACCGCGTCGGCCTCGTCGACCTCGGCGGCGTGCTCCGCTGGGTGCGCCCGGCCGGCGGCACCGTCCAGCTCTACCGGCTCGCCGAGGCGCTGGCCGACACCGAGGTGTGGCGCAGCGAGGTCGACAAGCCCCTCGAGGTCATGCCGGCCCGGGCGCTGCCGCAGAGAGCGCTCGTCGTCGTGCTCTCCCCGTTGCTCGACGTCCGCAGCACCGCGACCGTGCGCCGCATGCGCGCCCGGGGGCTCGACCTCGCGGTGGTGGAGGTCGTCCCGGACCTGGAGCTGCCCGCCGGCGCCGACTCCCGGGCGCGCGTCGCCCACCGGCTCTGGCGGATGGAGCGCGACGCCGTGCGCGAGGAGATCCGGCGGGCGGGTGTCGCCCTCGTGCCCTGGGAGGTCGGGACCGGCGTGGAGCAGGCGGTCGACGAGCTCGTGCGCCATCGGGAGGCGGTGGCGCGGTGGGCGCGGTGA
- a CDS encoding sensor domain-containing protein: protein MDRTTPVDPSRLRRMLDVITDVYALVDEECVIGWISPSAGPVLGVDPDGLVGTLAYDLFAKQDNRELHRAYFEGVLAAPGAHGPVEVTVTRPDGALRELELMLSNGLDDPELGAVVVAIRDITKRSSEVELLRRREAWADALIRRGSELILVTDRHGVVSYANPAVDQVLGRAADEVVGRSWLDHIVEPEGGSGAEAVERLLAHPKDRPAPLRVRRADGTIRHLGVYATNLMGDPEVAGIVVNATDLTDRWAAESLLAEQGALLEAMTRGLPLSETLRWVARIVEERAPGAMALVGTLHPDGWVRYEAAPMVPAPLVEQLDDVSPASDMGTGLRGLDPDAPVYVTTDMSTPVWADVRPALDAHGLRSCWVRPIGSHQSAGTLLGAVVIFHEERREPTDEEVQLLDRVTNLAAIAIDRHRLQETLEHRAMHDALTGLPNRPAVLEHLSGLLARRGVGPVAVAVMFIDLDRFKVVNDSLGHAAGDQLLVQVAERFRGVVRPGDVVGRFGGDEFVVVCDGVDDDAARRLADRLRAALAAPVVVDGSEVVATASIGIARPDGAPGTAESLIRDADVAMYRAKGHGRDTVAFYEVGDQERVARSLELEGALRLAIERQEIDVHFQPIVDLGTGAVVGHEALVRWTRPGVGPVAPIELVTVAEESGLIGRLGHLVLTTACRRAAAWPAPGGPVTPLLSVNVSPRQLTDPGFVGLVARVLEESGLAPEHLCCEITETVLVDDRAMGAIAGLKALGVTLAIDDFGTGHASLDYVRRLSGIDLLKVDRSFVAGIEDARGHDRAIVAAVVALAASLGLDVVAEGVETPGQAAALAALGCRLGQGFLFGAPGPGDDLVIPSGLPSRGGR, encoded by the coding sequence GTGGACCGCACGACCCCGGTGGACCCCTCCCGCCTCCGACGCATGCTCGACGTCATCACCGACGTGTACGCGCTCGTCGACGAGGAGTGCGTGATCGGCTGGATCTCGCCGAGCGCCGGCCCCGTCCTCGGCGTGGATCCGGACGGGCTCGTCGGGACGCTGGCCTACGACCTGTTCGCCAAGCAGGACAACCGCGAGCTGCACCGGGCCTACTTCGAGGGCGTGCTCGCGGCGCCCGGCGCGCACGGGCCCGTGGAGGTCACCGTGACCCGGCCCGACGGCGCGCTCCGGGAGCTCGAGCTGATGCTGAGCAACGGGCTCGATGATCCCGAGCTCGGCGCGGTGGTGGTGGCGATCCGCGACATCACGAAGCGGTCGAGCGAGGTCGAGCTGCTGCGCCGGCGGGAGGCGTGGGCCGACGCCCTGATCCGGCGGGGGTCCGAGCTCATCCTCGTCACCGACCGCCACGGCGTCGTCTCCTACGCCAACCCCGCCGTCGACCAGGTGCTCGGCCGCGCCGCCGACGAGGTCGTGGGGCGCAGCTGGCTCGACCACATCGTCGAACCCGAGGGCGGCTCCGGGGCCGAGGCGGTGGAGCGGCTCCTGGCCCACCCGAAGGACCGGCCGGCGCCGCTGCGGGTGCGACGTGCCGACGGGACGATCCGGCACCTCGGCGTCTACGCCACGAACCTCATGGGCGACCCGGAGGTCGCGGGCATCGTCGTCAACGCCACGGACCTCACCGACCGCTGGGCCGCCGAGAGCCTCCTGGCCGAGCAGGGGGCGCTGCTCGAGGCGATGACCCGTGGGCTCCCTCTGTCCGAGACGCTGCGCTGGGTGGCACGGATCGTCGAGGAGCGGGCCCCGGGTGCCATGGCGCTCGTCGGCACACTGCACCCCGACGGCTGGGTGCGCTACGAGGCGGCGCCGATGGTGCCGGCTCCGCTCGTCGAGCAGCTCGACGACGTGTCGCCCGCGAGCGACATGGGCACCGGCCTGCGCGGGCTCGATCCCGACGCGCCCGTGTACGTCACGACCGACATGTCGACGCCGGTGTGGGCCGACGTCCGGCCGGCGCTCGACGCCCACGGCCTGCGGTCCTGCTGGGTCCGGCCGATCGGCAGCCACCAGTCGGCGGGGACGCTGCTCGGTGCGGTCGTCATCTTCCACGAGGAGCGTCGGGAACCGACCGACGAGGAGGTGCAGCTCCTCGACCGCGTCACCAACCTGGCGGCGATCGCCATCGACCGCCACCGCCTCCAGGAGACCCTCGAGCACCGGGCGATGCACGACGCGCTGACCGGTCTGCCCAACCGCCCGGCGGTCCTCGAGCACCTCTCCGGCCTGCTGGCCCGTCGTGGCGTCGGCCCGGTCGCGGTGGCCGTGATGTTCATCGACCTCGACCGGTTCAAGGTGGTCAACGACAGCCTGGGCCACGCGGCGGGCGACCAGCTCCTCGTCCAGGTCGCCGAGCGCTTCCGGGGCGTCGTGCGGCCGGGGGACGTCGTCGGCCGCTTCGGCGGCGACGAGTTCGTCGTGGTGTGCGACGGGGTGGACGACGACGCGGCCCGCCGCCTCGCCGACCGCCTGCGGGCCGCGCTCGCCGCGCCTGTGGTGGTCGACGGGTCCGAGGTCGTCGCGACCGCCAGCATCGGCATCGCCCGCCCGGACGGCGCCCCGGGCACGGCCGAGTCGCTCATCCGGGACGCCGATGTCGCCATGTACCGCGCCAAGGGGCACGGCCGCGACACGGTGGCGTTCTACGAGGTGGGCGACCAGGAGCGCGTGGCCCGCTCGCTCGAGCTCGAGGGCGCGCTGCGCCTCGCGATCGAGCGGCAGGAGATCGACGTCCACTTCCAGCCGATCGTCGACCTCGGCACGGGCGCGGTCGTGGGCCACGAGGCGCTCGTGCGCTGGACGCGCCCCGGCGTCGGTCCCGTCGCGCCGATCGAGCTCGTCACCGTCGCCGAGGAGAGCGGCTTGATCGGCCGGCTCGGCCACCTGGTCCTGACGACCGCCTGCCGGCGCGCGGCCGCCTGGCCGGCCCCGGGTGGGCCGGTGACGCCGCTGCTGTCGGTGAACGTGTCCCCCCGCCAGCTGACCGATCCCGGGTTCGTCGGTCTGGTCGCTCGGGTCCTCGAGGAGTCGGGTCTGGCGCCCGAGCACCTCTGCTGCGAGATCACCGAGACCGTCCTCGTCGACGACCGGGCCATGGGCGCCATCGCCGGCCTGAAGGCGCTCGGCGTGACGCTGGCGATCGACGACTTCGGCACGGGCCACGCCTCGCTCGACTACGTCCGGCGCCTCTCCGGGATCGACCTGCTCAAGGTCGACCGGTCGTTCGTCGCGGGCATCGAGGACGCGCGCGGCCACGACCGGGCCATCGTGGCGGCCGTCGTCGCCCTCGCCGCGTCGCTCGG
- the hisE gene encoding phosphoribosyl-ATP diphosphatase: protein MPLHDLEAVLRSRRDDAPAGSYTAELLADPERTQRKIMEEAFEVCLELGRTDRSDERIAEEAADLVYHLMVGLVGADVPFDHVLRVLEERKR, encoded by the coding sequence GTGCCCCTCCACGATCTCGAAGCCGTCCTGCGGTCGCGCCGCGACGACGCCCCTGCCGGCTCCTACACCGCCGAGCTGCTCGCCGACCCCGAGCGCACCCAGCGCAAGATCATGGAGGAGGCCTTCGAGGTGTGCCTCGAGCTCGGGCGCACCGACCGGTCCGACGAGCGGATCGCCGAGGAGGCCGCCGACCTCGTGTACCACCTGATGGTCGGCCTGGTCGGCGCCGACGTCCCGTTCGACCACGTCCTCCGAGTCCTCGAGGAGCGCAAGCGATGA
- a CDS encoding ATP-binding protein, whose protein sequence is MSSLDTDQLRATRSFPADVASAEAARRFVESVLHRWGCDGFRDDALLLVSELVTNAVVHARSGCEVVVVHESLGVRVEVSDQDRHHDPVQQPLDLVSPHGRGLLIVDRVATAWGTVHEDGGKRVWFQLHAS, encoded by the coding sequence GTGAGCAGTCTCGACACGGACCAACTGCGGGCCACGCGGTCCTTCCCCGCAGACGTCGCGAGCGCCGAAGCGGCGCGTCGCTTCGTCGAGTCCGTGCTGCACCGGTGGGGGTGCGACGGCTTTCGCGACGATGCCCTGCTGCTCGTCTCCGAGCTGGTCACCAACGCCGTCGTCCACGCCCGCAGCGGCTGCGAGGTGGTCGTCGTCCACGAGTCGCTCGGCGTCCGGGTGGAGGTGTCCGACCAGGACCGCCACCACGATCCCGTCCAGCAGCCGCTCGACCTGGTGTCGCCGCACGGCCGCGGGCTGCTCATCGTCGACCGGGTGGCCACCGCCTGGGGCACCGTCCACGAGGACGGCGGCAAGCGGGTGTGGTTCCAGCTCCACGCCAGCTGA